Proteins from a genomic interval of Capsicum annuum cultivar UCD-10X-F1 chromosome 4, UCD10Xv1.1, whole genome shotgun sequence:
- the LOC107868603 gene encoding uncharacterized protein LOC107868603: MNTNTVDPTRSVPTLANISGILKRQDNADKDERILLLEQQLETLRGELHQGRDLAHPSVATQRRPPIFSSLESPIPKQYQSAQPPLTTIGLTNPSSPFTPINSHRFPYFTPHPNVVTSSRDIQQINYATFRELYMSPICVTETPTFTIPAKSRFLMNSRTKEQNDIIVNKLRHLKQAMTDLQETQVNEHLDYEDLCIHPDVDLPVGFKPPKFCLFNEIGDPHTYLRAYSNKFFGIGNNEKLIMKLFIRSLSGEALAWYTKQDPCHWLKWSNMAKDFMNRFKFNTEIAPDRLSLISIQKKPSESFQEYAR; the protein is encoded by the coding sequence ATGAACACCAATACCGTCGACCCGACCAGAAGTGTTCCAACGCTGGCAAACATATCAGGGattttgaaaagacaagataatgcAGATAAGGATGAACGTATTCTTCTTTTAGAGCAACAACTCGAGACGTTAAGAGGAGAACTACACCAAGGAAGGGACCTCGCACATCCATCCGTGGCTACTCAACGACGTCCACCTATTTTTTCATCACTAGAATCTCCAATACCTAAACAATATCAGTCAGCACAACCTCCCTTAACAACTATTGGCTTAACAAATCCATCATCCCCATTCACACCCATCAACTCTCATAGGTTTCCTTATTTCACCCCACATCCCAATGTTGTCACATCTTCTCGTGatattcaacaaataaattatgCTACCTTTCGAGAACTATATATGTCTCCAATATGTGTGACTGAGACACCCACTTTCACCATACCTGCTAAAAGTAGGTTTTTGATGAATTCAAGGACGAAAGAACAAAACGACATAATCGTAAACAAGCTACGTCATCTAAAGCAGGCGATGACAgacctccaagaaactcaagtcAACGAGCATTTGGACTATGAAGATTTATGTATCCATCCAGATGTTGATTTGCCAGTCGGGTTCAAGCCACCTAAGTTTTGCTTGTTTAATGAAATCGGTGATCCTCATACTTATTTAAGAGCATATTCTAATAAATTTTTCGGGATTGGCAATAATGAGAAGCTCATAATGAAGTTGTTCATTAGAAGTTTGTCTGGTGAGGCTCTCGCTTGGTACACCAAACAAGACCCTTGTCATTGGCTTAAATGGAGTAACATGGCTAAAGACTTTATGAATCGTTTTAAGTTTAATACAGAAATCGCACCTGATCGACTTTCCCTCATTAGTATACAGAAGAAGCCCTCAGAATCATTCCAGGAATATGCTCGATGA